From a single Microbacterium terrisoli genomic region:
- a CDS encoding alpha/beta hydrolase, whose product MPTQTAPAAEAELAQPVATHAPSPALSDVVYTDRAGIAQTFDVHPATGRWAPLYDGAVFVHLHGGGWRVGDKARLSVAGRLAALGVTTISANYTLTPDRPYPRNIDDVFDLVAFVHERQAELGLHAQRIVLGGASSGGHLAALAATKGTAEDRLATPLGGVVSWFAPLSPSSRYLTHRYPPQQYPGGFWDRGLASGARGDDPFRAFIGTDEFAEVSLRDAWDADPRFHLDRVEASALPPFLLLSGTRDSIEIQSSQRQLFDALSWVGADVELLTIEQADHESPRYLSDPAQGAVTGFIRGVLDAARSEAPTPTPTSNTSNTPKEHS is encoded by the coding sequence ATGCCGACGCAGACCGCACCCGCGGCTGAGGCCGAGCTCGCACAGCCGGTGGCGACGCACGCGCCGAGTCCGGCACTCAGCGACGTCGTCTACACCGACCGCGCCGGCATCGCCCAGACCTTCGACGTGCACCCCGCGACGGGTCGGTGGGCGCCGCTGTACGACGGAGCGGTGTTCGTGCACCTGCACGGCGGCGGCTGGCGCGTGGGCGACAAGGCGCGCCTGAGCGTGGCCGGCCGCCTCGCCGCGCTGGGCGTGACCACGATCAGCGCGAACTACACGCTCACCCCCGACCGGCCGTATCCGCGCAACATCGACGATGTCTTCGACCTGGTCGCCTTCGTGCACGAACGACAGGCCGAACTCGGTCTCCACGCGCAGCGCATCGTCCTCGGCGGCGCGTCGTCGGGCGGTCATCTGGCCGCCCTGGCCGCCACCAAGGGCACGGCCGAAGACCGGCTGGCCACGCCGCTGGGCGGTGTCGTGTCGTGGTTCGCACCGTTGAGCCCCTCCTCGCGCTACCTCACGCACCGCTACCCGCCGCAGCAGTATCCGGGCGGGTTCTGGGACCGCGGCCTCGCCTCGGGCGCGCGCGGTGACGACCCGTTCCGCGCGTTCATCGGCACCGACGAGTTCGCCGAGGTGTCGCTGCGCGACGCGTGGGATGCCGACCCCCGGTTCCATCTCGACCGGGTCGAGGCATCCGCCCTGCCGCCGTTCCTGCTGCTGTCGGGCACGCGCGATTCGATCGAGATCCAGTCCTCGCAGCGACAGCTGTTCGACGCGCTGAGCTGGGTCGGCGCCGACGTCGAGCTGCTCACGATCGAGCAGGCCGACCACGAGAGCCCCCGCTACCTGAGCGACCCGGCCCAGGGAGCGGTGACCGGATTCATCCGCGGAGTGCTCGATGCCGCCCGCAGCGAAGCCCCCACCCCCACCCCCACCTCGAACACCTCGAACACCCCGAAGGAGCACTCATGA
- a CDS encoding PLP-dependent cysteine synthase family protein, giving the protein MTALAPDLTAALPAFPDPADARVYDDAFALVGNTPLVRINRVAPDAAAAVYVKLDQFNLGGSSKDRIGINIVREAIASGQLRPGQRIVDFGAGNTAIGYALAGQATGHPVTIVANPTLSPEKANLLLLLGVDIVPGRSDVPAGHPDHWAAISERYEQEDPSNWWARQESATSNPHSHALSTGPEIWAQTGGRVTHFLAAVATGGTVSGTGAYLKSQNPDVQVIATDFAEKADKTNARAYIERRPGYEQLERDFPANYDLDVIDRLETRTKADVIAFGWEVARTEGLLLGTSSILSLLAALDIARDAAPDDVIVSFAADSGRDYLTREYNAGWLRENGFAAVADRFA; this is encoded by the coding sequence ATGACCGCCCTGGCCCCCGACCTCACCGCCGCACTGCCGGCCTTTCCCGACCCCGCCGACGCGCGCGTGTACGACGACGCGTTCGCCCTGGTCGGCAACACCCCGCTGGTGCGCATCAACCGGGTGGCGCCGGATGCCGCAGCCGCGGTGTACGTCAAGCTCGACCAGTTCAACCTGGGCGGATCGAGCAAGGACCGCATCGGCATCAACATCGTCCGCGAGGCGATCGCCTCGGGCCAGCTGCGCCCGGGTCAGCGGATCGTCGACTTCGGCGCCGGCAACACCGCGATCGGCTACGCCCTGGCCGGGCAGGCGACCGGCCACCCGGTGACGATCGTGGCCAACCCGACGCTGTCACCCGAGAAGGCGAACCTGCTGCTGCTGCTGGGTGTGGACATCGTCCCCGGCCGCAGCGACGTACCCGCAGGCCACCCCGATCACTGGGCGGCGATCTCGGAGCGCTATGAGCAGGAGGACCCCTCGAACTGGTGGGCGCGGCAGGAGTCGGCGACCTCGAACCCGCACTCGCACGCGCTGTCGACGGGGCCGGAGATCTGGGCGCAGACCGGCGGGCGCGTGACGCACTTCTTGGCGGCCGTGGCCACCGGCGGCACCGTCAGCGGCACCGGCGCATACCTGAAGTCGCAGAACCCGGACGTGCAGGTGATCGCGACCGACTTCGCCGAGAAGGCCGACAAGACCAACGCGCGCGCATACATCGAACGTCGGCCCGGATACGAGCAGCTCGAACGCGACTTCCCCGCGAACTACGACCTGGACGTGATCGACCGGCTCGAGACCCGCACCAAGGCCGACGTGATCGCGTTCGGCTGGGAGGTGGCGCGCACCGAGGGTCTGCTACTGGGCACGTCGTCGATCCTCAGCCTGCTCGCGGCCCTGGACATCGCACGGGATGCCGCACCCGACGACGTGATCGTCTCGTTCGCCGCCGACAGCGGCCGCGACTACCTCACGCGCGAGTACAACGCCGGCTGGCTGCGCGAGAACGGCTTCGCCGCCGTCGCCGATCGCTTCGCCTGA
- the pyrE gene encoding orotate phosphoribosyltransferase, with protein sequence MTVASTPALEADRQALIGLITDEAVFHGDFTLSSGKKATYYVDMRKLTLDHRAAPAIGRIMYDLVRDLDVVAVGGLTLGADPIANAVMHESVATDHPLDAFVVRKEPKDHGRGRQIEGADVAGRRVVVVEDTSTTGQSALKAVAALRREGAEVVAVAVIVDRKTGAQAAVEAEGLTWLAAIDLDDLALDPQ encoded by the coding sequence ATGACCGTCGCCTCCACGCCCGCGCTCGAAGCCGACCGCCAGGCCCTCATCGGCCTGATCACCGACGAGGCGGTGTTCCACGGGGACTTCACGCTGTCCAGCGGCAAGAAGGCGACCTATTACGTCGACATGCGCAAGCTCACGCTCGACCACCGTGCCGCCCCCGCGATCGGACGCATCATGTACGACCTGGTGCGTGATCTCGACGTCGTCGCCGTCGGCGGGCTGACCCTCGGCGCCGACCCGATCGCCAACGCCGTCATGCACGAGTCGGTGGCAACCGACCACCCGCTCGACGCGTTCGTCGTGCGCAAAGAGCCCAAGGACCACGGCCGCGGCCGCCAGATCGAGGGGGCGGATGTCGCGGGTCGCCGCGTCGTGGTCGTCGAAGACACCTCGACCACCGGCCAGTCGGCGCTGAAGGCGGTCGCGGCGCTGCGCCGCGAGGGCGCCGAGGTCGTCGCCGTCGCCGTGATCGTGGACCGCAAGACCGGTGCCCAGGCCGCCGTCGAGGCAGAGGGCCTGACCTGGCTGGCCGCGATCGACCTCGACGACCTGGCACTGGACCCGCAGTAG
- a CDS encoding Re/Si-specific NAD(P)(+) transhydrogenase subunit alpha — protein sequence MRIGIVAETPGENRVAATPVTVAKIRKLGYDVAVQSGAGAASSFPDSAFADAGAAIVPRQDAWACDIVLKVAAPTDDEIALLHPGAVLAALLAPSLSPDLLAALAARGVTALALDAVPRISRAQSMDVLSSMANIAGYRAVVEAAHEFGRFFTGQVTAAGKVPPAKVLVAGAGVAGLAAIGAASSLGAIVRATDPRPEVADQVHSIGGSYLPVDVAVEQSTDGYAKATSEAYDRRAAEIYSEQAREVDIIITTAQIPGRAAPRLITAADVASMKPGSVIVDMAAASGGNVEGSVAGQRVVTDNGVVILGYADLAGRLPTQASQLYGTNLVNLLTLLTPEKDGVLAIDDDDIVQRAVTVARDGAVTWPPPPVQVSAAPAKPAAAAAASTPAKPEKQPMSKAKKTGLVALGMAALFLVCTFSPPPLPQHFLVLTLAVVVGFYVIGNVTHALHTPLMSVTNAISGIIIVGAMVQLTVPHLAVQLLAAGAVLLASINVFGGFSVTRRMLSMFVKGADR from the coding sequence ATGCGCATCGGCATCGTCGCTGAGACCCCTGGGGAGAACCGCGTCGCCGCGACCCCCGTCACCGTCGCAAAGATCCGAAAGCTCGGCTACGACGTGGCCGTGCAATCCGGAGCGGGGGCGGCATCCTCGTTCCCCGACTCCGCATTCGCCGACGCGGGCGCTGCCATCGTGCCCAGACAGGATGCCTGGGCCTGCGACATCGTGCTGAAGGTCGCAGCTCCCACCGACGATGAGATCGCGCTGCTGCACCCGGGCGCAGTGCTGGCAGCGCTCCTCGCCCCCTCGCTCAGCCCCGATCTGCTCGCCGCCCTCGCCGCACGCGGGGTGACGGCACTGGCGCTGGACGCGGTCCCCCGCATCTCGCGCGCGCAGTCGATGGACGTGCTCAGCTCCATGGCCAACATCGCCGGCTACCGCGCGGTCGTCGAGGCCGCCCACGAATTCGGTCGTTTCTTCACCGGACAGGTCACCGCCGCCGGCAAGGTGCCGCCTGCCAAGGTGCTCGTCGCCGGCGCCGGCGTGGCGGGCCTCGCGGCCATCGGCGCGGCCTCGAGCCTGGGTGCGATCGTGCGCGCCACCGACCCCCGCCCCGAGGTCGCCGATCAGGTTCACTCGATCGGCGGCTCGTACCTGCCGGTCGACGTCGCCGTCGAGCAGTCCACCGACGGCTACGCCAAGGCGACCAGCGAGGCGTACGACCGCCGCGCCGCCGAGATCTACTCCGAGCAGGCGCGCGAGGTCGACATCATCATCACGACCGCGCAGATCCCCGGCCGCGCAGCCCCGCGCCTGATCACGGCGGCCGACGTGGCGAGCATGAAGCCGGGCAGCGTCATCGTCGACATGGCTGCGGCCAGCGGCGGCAACGTCGAGGGGTCGGTGGCCGGGCAGCGCGTCGTCACCGACAACGGCGTAGTCATCCTCGGCTACGCCGACCTGGCCGGGCGCCTGCCCACGCAGGCTTCGCAGCTGTACGGCACGAATCTGGTGAACCTCCTCACCCTCCTCACGCCCGAGAAGGACGGCGTGCTGGCGATCGACGACGACGACATCGTGCAGCGGGCGGTGACCGTCGCGCGCGACGGCGCGGTGACGTGGCCGCCGCCGCCCGTGCAGGTCTCGGCGGCACCGGCGAAACCGGCTGCCGCCGCCGCGGCATCCACCCCGGCCAAGCCCGAGAAGCAGCCGATGTCGAAGGCGAAGAAGACCGGCCTGGTCGCCCTCGGCATGGCCGCACTGTTCCTCGTGTGCACGTTCTCTCCGCCGCCGCTGCCGCAGCACTTCCTCGTGCTGACCCTGGCGGTCGTGGTCGGCTTCTACGTGATCGGCAACGTCACGCACGCGCTGCACACGCCGCTGATGAGCGTGACCAACGCGATCAGCGGCATCATCATCGTCGGCGCCATGGTGCAGCTGACGGTGCCGCACCTGGCGGTGCAGCTCCTCGCGGCCGGGGCCGTGCTGCTGGCGAGCATCAACGTGTTCGGCGGGTTCTCGGTGACCCGCCGAATGCTCTCGATGTTCGTGAAGGGAGCTGACCGGTGA
- the pntB gene encoding Re/Si-specific NAD(P)(+) transhydrogenase subunit beta translates to MSAQAVAGAVAGGAYIVAALLFILSLAGLSRHERARGGVVYGMVGMAIALVATLWLMVADAWGDHTAMLGLIFLVVAVVIGAAIGLWRARTIPMTGMPELIALFHSFVGAAAVLVGWNGALYTEGIPANLEGIHHAEVFIGVFIGAVTLTGSIVAFLKLSARMSSRPLMLPGKNIINVGALVLFIALTVWYVITPELWLLVVVTVLALALGWHLVASIGGGDMPVVISMLNSYSGWAAAAAGFLLNNDLLIVTGALVGSSGAYLSYIMCKAMNRSFISVIAGGFGIEAPTSTSDEEQGEHRETDAAAVADLLTSASSVVITPGYGMAVAQAQYPVADLARRLRERGIDVRFGIHPVAGRLPGHMNVLLAEAKVPYDIVLEMDEINDDLAATDVVLVIGANDTVNPAAAEDPGSPIAGMPVLRVWEAHNVIVFKRSMASGYAGVANPLFYRENTRMLFGDAKDRVQDILAAL, encoded by the coding sequence GTGAGCGCTCAGGCTGTGGCCGGCGCGGTCGCCGGCGGTGCGTACATCGTCGCCGCCCTGCTGTTCATCCTGTCGCTGGCGGGGCTCAGCCGACACGAGCGCGCCCGCGGTGGCGTGGTCTACGGCATGGTCGGCATGGCGATCGCGCTGGTGGCGACGCTGTGGCTGATGGTGGCCGACGCCTGGGGCGACCACACCGCAATGCTGGGGCTGATCTTCCTGGTCGTGGCCGTGGTCATCGGGGCGGCGATCGGGCTGTGGCGGGCCCGCACGATCCCGATGACCGGGATGCCGGAGCTGATCGCCCTGTTCCACTCGTTCGTGGGCGCGGCAGCCGTGCTGGTCGGCTGGAACGGAGCACTGTACACCGAGGGGATCCCGGCGAACCTCGAGGGCATCCACCACGCCGAGGTGTTCATCGGCGTGTTCATCGGCGCGGTGACCCTGACCGGATCGATCGTGGCGTTCCTCAAGCTCTCGGCGCGGATGTCGTCGCGCCCGCTCATGCTGCCGGGCAAGAACATCATCAACGTCGGCGCGCTGGTGCTGTTCATCGCGCTGACCGTCTGGTATGTGATCACTCCGGAGCTCTGGCTGCTGGTGGTCGTCACGGTGCTCGCGCTTGCTCTGGGCTGGCACCTGGTCGCCTCGATCGGCGGCGGAGACATGCCGGTCGTGATCTCGATGCTCAACAGCTACTCGGGGTGGGCGGCGGCCGCTGCCGGCTTCTTGCTGAACAACGACCTGCTGATCGTCACCGGTGCCCTCGTGGGCTCCTCCGGTGCGTACCTGTCGTACATCATGTGCAAGGCGATGAACCGGTCGTTCATCTCGGTCATCGCCGGCGGGTTCGGCATCGAGGCGCCCACCTCGACGAGCGACGAAGAGCAGGGAGAGCACCGGGAGACGGATGCCGCAGCCGTCGCAGATCTTCTGACCTCGGCATCCAGCGTCGTGATCACCCCCGGCTACGGCATGGCCGTCGCCCAGGCGCAGTACCCGGTCGCCGACCTCGCCCGCCGGCTGCGCGAGCGCGGCATCGATGTGCGCTTCGGCATCCACCCGGTCGCCGGACGCCTGCCGGGACACATGAACGTCCTGCTGGCCGAGGCGAAGGTGCCTTACGACATCGTCCTGGAGATGGACGAGATCAACGACGACCTGGCCGCGACCGACGTCGTGCTGGTGATCGGCGCGAACGACACGGTCAACCCGGCCGCCGCCGAGGACCCGGGTTCGCCGATCGCCGGGATGCCGGTGCTGCGCGTGTGGGAGGCGCACAACGTCATCGTGTTCAAGCGCTCGATGGCGTCGGGATACGCGGGCGTGGCCAACCCGCTGTTCTATCGAGAGAACACGCGCATGCTGTTCGGCGATGCGAAGGATCGGGTGCAGGACATCCTGGCCGCGCTCTAG
- a CDS encoding YbhB/YbcL family Raf kinase inhibitor-like protein, with product MFEYDPYAELARLKDFPAMTLTSAEFEHGQPLPKECWGSGMGGADRSPQLSWSGAPEGTRSFALSVFDPDAPTGSGYWHWAVYDIDPSVTSLDPDAGNGAPDSLPGGAVTLPNEARSERYIGSAPPATTGTHRYFYVIDALDVSHLEIAPGSTPAVLGFNRHFHSLGRGILIGTASSD from the coding sequence ATGTTCGAGTACGACCCCTATGCGGAACTGGCCCGGCTGAAGGACTTTCCCGCGATGACGCTCACGAGCGCCGAGTTCGAGCATGGGCAGCCCTTGCCCAAGGAGTGCTGGGGCTCGGGGATGGGCGGCGCCGACCGGTCGCCGCAGCTGAGCTGGTCGGGCGCCCCCGAAGGCACCCGCAGCTTCGCGCTCTCGGTCTTCGACCCCGACGCTCCGACCGGATCGGGCTACTGGCACTGGGCCGTCTACGACATCGACCCGTCGGTGACCTCGCTCGACCCCGACGCCGGCAACGGAGCGCCCGACTCGCTGCCCGGCGGCGCCGTCACGCTGCCGAACGAGGCGCGCAGCGAGCGCTACATCGGCTCCGCGCCGCCGGCGACCACCGGCACGCACCGCTACTTCTACGTCATCGACGCGCTGGATGTCTCGCACCTCGAGATCGCACCCGGTTCGACCCCGGCCGTGCTGGGGTTCAACCGGCACTTCCACTCGCTGGGCCGTGGCATCCTGATCGGCACCGCTTCGAGCGACTGA
- a CDS encoding exodeoxyribonuclease III, which produces MRLATWNVNSIRARVVRTVEFAEREHIDVLAMQEIKCRPDQFPYEPFERAGYEVHAHGLNQWNGVAIASRLPVDDVQTAFDGMPGFAKGMEGPDQPLEARALGALIDGVRVWSLYVPNGRGLDNPHYAYKLDWLAALAEHTKGELARDPNLPMALVGDFNIAPTDADNGDPTVIEGVSTHVSPPEREAFRALEAAGLSDVVRPRVPTGFTYWDYKQLRFPRNEGMRIDFILGSRAFADAVAGASIHRNERKGEIPSDHVPVVVDLDLHGDDADDDVPMIFG; this is translated from the coding sequence ATGCGCCTGGCCACGTGGAACGTCAACTCGATCCGTGCCCGCGTCGTCCGCACCGTCGAGTTCGCCGAGCGCGAGCACATCGACGTGCTGGCGATGCAGGAGATCAAGTGCCGACCCGATCAGTTTCCCTATGAGCCGTTCGAGCGGGCCGGCTACGAGGTGCACGCGCACGGCCTGAACCAGTGGAACGGTGTGGCGATCGCCAGCCGTCTGCCGGTGGACGACGTGCAGACCGCGTTCGACGGCATGCCCGGGTTCGCGAAGGGCATGGAGGGCCCCGACCAGCCGCTGGAAGCGCGTGCGCTGGGCGCCCTGATCGACGGCGTGCGGGTGTGGAGCCTGTACGTGCCCAACGGCCGCGGGCTCGACAACCCGCACTACGCGTACAAGCTGGACTGGCTCGCGGCGCTGGCCGAGCACACGAAGGGCGAGCTCGCGCGCGACCCGAACCTGCCGATGGCGCTGGTCGGAGATTTCAACATCGCCCCCACCGATGCCGACAACGGCGACCCGACCGTGATCGAGGGCGTCTCCACGCACGTCTCACCTCCTGAGCGCGAGGCGTTCCGTGCCCTCGAGGCGGCGGGGCTGTCCGACGTCGTGCGTCCGCGCGTGCCGACCGGGTTCACCTACTGGGATTACAAGCAGCTGCGCTTCCCCCGCAACGAGGGGATGCGCATCGACTTCATCCTGGGCTCGCGCGCGTTCGCCGACGCGGTTGCCGGGGCATCGATCCACCGCAACGAGCGCAAGGGCGAGATCCCCAGCGACCACGTGCCGGTGGTCGTCGACCTCGACCTGCACGGCGACGATGCCGACGACGACGTGCCCATGATCTTCGGTTGA
- a CDS encoding dihydrofolate reductase family protein has translation MTGRIVIDLFTTLDGVAQAPGGPEEDPTAGFAFGGWQAPLMDEGVGRQVDTGMQQLGALLLGRRTYDIFAAYWPHHTDGPEGPIGRLFDAVPKYVASRGAPALDWQGSELLGSDLDAEIAALRERHDNVHVIGSIDFAHTLLDRGLYDELVLWVYPIVLGQGKKVFPDGAVPARLRLVAASAPTEVGVVQLRYAPDGTPETGDMT, from the coding sequence ATGACCGGACGCATCGTCATCGACCTGTTCACGACGCTCGACGGCGTGGCGCAGGCACCGGGTGGACCCGAAGAGGACCCGACCGCGGGTTTCGCATTCGGCGGCTGGCAGGCGCCGCTGATGGACGAAGGTGTCGGGCGGCAGGTCGACACCGGCATGCAGCAGCTCGGCGCCCTGCTGCTCGGGCGGCGCACGTACGACATCTTCGCGGCGTACTGGCCGCACCACACCGACGGTCCAGAGGGCCCGATCGGTCGACTGTTCGACGCTGTTCCGAAGTATGTCGCCTCACGAGGCGCGCCGGCGCTGGACTGGCAGGGCAGCGAGCTGCTGGGCAGCGACCTCGACGCCGAGATCGCGGCGTTGCGCGAGAGGCACGACAACGTGCACGTGATCGGCAGCATCGACTTCGCACACACGCTGCTGGACCGCGGACTGTACGACGAGCTCGTGCTGTGGGTCTACCCGATCGTGCTCGGGCAAGGCAAGAAGGTGTTCCCCGACGGCGCGGTGCCTGCCCGGCTGCGACTGGTGGCGGCATCCGCGCCGACCGAGGTCGGGGTCGTGCAGCTGCGCTACGCGCCCGACGGCACGCCCGAGACCGGCGACATGACCTGA
- a CDS encoding sensor histidine kinase — protein MSVDPTPPRSEPAQQRTDTVLAAAIGVGALISAGLGTVAGLYGDKQAPLGYAVVYALVLGVALAFRRRYPTTVAIVTAAAFFAVGTLHVPEMFVGTVAMFLGFYTVGAVSTDRRRAAWVRIAIVIGMFVWLLTATFVEATQPATIDSTLSRAGAFSPFVAYALLNILINVMYFAAAYYFGERAYAGARQRRALQERTADLERERERSATQAVALERVRIARELHDVVAHHVSLMGVQAGAARAIMAKDPDAAARTLTQVETSARTAIDELHQLLVTLREGDSDLTANTLGLAALSALVDDSTAAGVPATLTVVGDPRTVPDTVRVSLHRIAQEALTNARRHGGPEVIADVRLRYGARSVELEVANTGRVVTRVGRGLGLVGMRERTVAVGGWIEARPRESGGFLVRVTIPLEQAVRPVVAASARAESQDADA, from the coding sequence ATGTCCGTCGACCCGACGCCGCCTCGAAGCGAACCAGCGCAGCAACGCACCGATACGGTGCTGGCCGCCGCGATCGGTGTGGGAGCGCTCATCAGCGCGGGCCTGGGCACGGTGGCGGGGCTCTACGGCGACAAGCAGGCGCCGCTGGGGTACGCGGTGGTCTATGCGCTGGTGCTGGGCGTCGCCCTCGCGTTCCGCCGCCGGTACCCGACCACGGTCGCCATCGTCACCGCTGCCGCGTTCTTCGCGGTCGGCACGCTGCATGTGCCCGAGATGTTCGTGGGCACCGTCGCGATGTTCCTCGGCTTCTACACCGTCGGGGCGGTCTCGACCGATCGGCGCCGCGCGGCGTGGGTGCGCATCGCGATCGTGATCGGCATGTTCGTGTGGCTGCTGACAGCGACGTTCGTCGAGGCGACGCAGCCGGCGACGATCGACTCCACACTGTCGCGCGCGGGCGCGTTCTCGCCGTTCGTGGCCTATGCGCTGCTGAACATCTTGATCAACGTCATGTATTTCGCCGCCGCGTACTACTTCGGCGAGCGCGCCTATGCGGGCGCCCGCCAGCGCCGCGCGCTCCAGGAGCGCACCGCCGATCTCGAACGCGAGCGAGAGCGCTCCGCCACGCAGGCCGTGGCACTGGAGCGTGTGCGGATCGCCCGCGAACTGCACGATGTCGTGGCCCACCACGTGTCGCTGATGGGCGTGCAGGCGGGCGCCGCGCGCGCGATCATGGCCAAGGACCCGGATGCCGCGGCCCGCACTCTCACGCAGGTCGAGACATCCGCCCGCACGGCTATCGACGAACTGCACCAGCTGCTGGTGACGTTGCGCGAGGGCGACTCCGACCTGACCGCGAACACCCTGGGCCTGGCCGCCCTGTCGGCGTTGGTGGATGACTCGACCGCCGCCGGCGTGCCGGCCACCCTCACCGTCGTGGGCGACCCGCGGACCGTGCCCGACACCGTCCGAGTGTCGCTGCACCGCATCGCGCAGGAGGCGCTGACCAATGCGCGCCGTCACGGCGGGCCCGAGGTCATCGCCGACGTGCGTCTGCGCTACGGGGCACGCAGCGTCGAGCTCGAGGTCGCCAACACCGGCCGCGTGGTGACCCGGGTCGGGCGAGGCCTGGGCCTGGTCGGAATGCGCGAGCGCACCGTCGCCGTCGGCGGGTGGATCGAAGCGCGCCCGCGCGAGTCCGGAGGTTTTCTCGTTCGGGTGACGATCCCCCTTGAGCAGGCAGTGCGGCCGGTTGTCGCCGCCTCGGCGCGAGCCGAGAGTCAGGATGCCGATGCCTGA
- a CDS encoding response regulator transcription factor, whose amino-acid sequence MPDRIRVLLVDDHAMMRAGFRLILESEDDIVVVGEASTGVEAVVTARDLRPDVICMDVQMPDMDGLEATRSIVSDADVSAAVLIVTTFDRDDYLFAALSAGAAGFLLKNAGPEVLVRAVRVAAAGDALLSPEVTRRVIARFAGGDSGTAPATAPVSAPASASVSPPASSHVAATAPVSPPASSHVAASASVSPTASSHVAASALEGPPAAATEDGGAAPAARDAAAHAALLTTLTDREAEVLRLVAEALSNAEIAQRLFIGEATVKTHVSNVLAKLGARDRVQAVVLAYRHGLA is encoded by the coding sequence ATGCCTGACCGCATTCGCGTCCTGCTCGTCGACGACCATGCCATGATGCGGGCGGGGTTCCGCCTGATCCTCGAGTCCGAAGACGACATCGTCGTCGTGGGCGAGGCATCCACCGGCGTCGAAGCCGTGGTGACGGCCCGGGATCTGCGCCCCGACGTCATCTGCATGGACGTCCAGATGCCCGACATGGACGGCCTGGAGGCCACGCGGAGCATCGTCTCCGACGCCGATGTCTCGGCCGCCGTGCTGATCGTGACCACTTTCGACCGCGACGACTACCTGTTCGCAGCACTGTCGGCGGGGGCGGCGGGCTTTCTGCTGAAGAACGCCGGGCCCGAGGTGCTCGTGCGCGCCGTGCGGGTGGCGGCCGCCGGCGACGCGCTGCTGTCGCCCGAGGTGACGCGCCGGGTGATCGCCCGCTTCGCCGGCGGCGACTCGGGCACGGCGCCGGCCACGGCGCCGGTCTCGGCGCCGGCCTCGGCGTCGGTCTCGCCGCCTGCGTCGTCGCATGTGGCGGCCACGGCGCCGGTCTCGCCGCCTGCGTCGTCGCATGTGGCGGCCTCGGCGTCGGTCTCGCCGACTGCGTCGTCGCATGTGGCGGCCTCGGCTCTCGAAGGCCCGCCAGCTGCGGCGACCGAAGATGGCGGAGCGGCACCTGCGGCGCGCGATGCCGCAGCCCATGCCGCTCTGCTGACCACCCTCACCGACCGCGAAGCCGAGGTGCTGCGCCTGGTCGCCGAGGCCCTGAGCAACGCCGAGATCGCCCAGCGCCTGTTCATCGGCGAGGCCACCGTGAAGACACACGTCTCCAACGTGCTGGCCAAGCTCGGCGCCCGCGACCGCGTGCAGGCAGTCGTGCTCGCCTATCGCCACGGCTTGGCCTGA
- a CDS encoding ABC transporter ATP-binding protein: MLELRGITKMYAGRTALDDVGFDVAPNRLTGFVGGNGAGKTTTMRIALGVLDADAGEVSLDGTPITAADRRRFGYMPEERGLYPKMKVGEHIAYLARLHGYSKPDAEASATRLLTQLGLGERLNDKVETLSLGNQQRAQIAAALVHEPEVLILDEPFSGLDPLAVDVVAGVLQERAAHGVAVLFSSHQLDVVERLCDDLVIIAAGTIRAAGSADALREQHAGRRFELRTAGDVGWLRTEAGITVIDFAGGSAVFDADSDADAQRVLRRAVADGSVLSFSPRRPSLAQIFKEVIQ, translated from the coding sequence ATGCTCGAGCTTCGCGGCATCACCAAGATGTACGCCGGGCGCACGGCGCTCGACGACGTCGGCTTCGACGTCGCCCCGAACCGGCTCACCGGATTCGTCGGCGGCAACGGCGCCGGCAAGACCACGACCATGCGCATCGCGCTGGGCGTGCTTGACGCCGACGCCGGCGAGGTCTCACTCGACGGCACGCCGATCACGGCGGCCGACCGCCGCCGCTTCGGGTACATGCCCGAAGAGCGCGGGCTGTACCCCAAGATGAAGGTCGGCGAGCACATCGCCTATCTTGCGCGACTGCACGGCTATTCGAAGCCGGATGCCGAGGCCAGCGCGACCCGGCTGCTGACCCAGCTCGGCCTCGGCGAGCGCCTGAACGACAAGGTCGAGACGCTGTCGCTGGGCAACCAGCAGCGGGCGCAGATCGCTGCGGCCCTCGTGCACGAGCCCGAGGTGCTCATCTTGGACGAACCGTTCAGCGGCCTGGATCCGCTCGCGGTGGACGTGGTGGCAGGCGTCTTGCAGGAGCGCGCCGCGCACGGCGTCGCGGTGCTGTTCAGCTCGCACCAGCTGGACGTCGTCGAGCGTCTGTGCGATGACCTCGTCATCATCGCGGCCGGCACCATCCGCGCGGCCGGTTCGGCCGATGCACTGCGCGAACAGCACGCCGGACGCAGGTTCGAACTGCGCACCGCCGGCGACGTCGGCTGGCTGCGTACCGAGGCGGGCATCACGGTCATCGATTTCGCGGGCGGGTCGGCCGTGTTCGACGCCGACAGCGACGCCGACGCGCAGCGTGTGCTGCGCCGGGCCGTGGCCGACGGGTCCGTCCTCAGCTTCTCGCCGCGCCGACCGAGTCTGGCGCAGATCTTCAAGGAGGTCATCCAGTGA